The region ACTCTTGACGCTGTTGATTCCGGCCTCATCGAAGGTGGTTTTGCCTGGACACATTACTGGTCCGGCAAGCATCCGGCAGCCATGCTGTTCGGCTCACCTGTTGCTGGCGCCGGTGTCGGGATCGACAATATCGCGTTTCTGTCCTGGTTCCAGTACGGCGGTGGCCGTGAGCTTTATGACGAGTTGTGGAGTGAAATGGGCGTGAACGTGAAGGGCTTCATGCTTCAGCCCGTCGGCCCGGAAGCGCTGGGCTGGTTCAAGGAGCCGATCAACTCAATGGAAGATTTCCGCAAGTATCGTTTCCGGACACCTCCGGGCATTCCCGGCCAGACCTACAAGGATATCGGTGTTGCATCGGTAGCCATGGGTGGCGGGGATATCCTGCCTGCACTTGAAAAAGGCACGATCGATGCCGCTGAATGGTGCTGCCCGAAGCCGGATTCCGTCTTCGGTTTCCAGAAAGTCCTGAAGCATTACTATCTGCAGGGCCTCCATCAGGTGGTGGTGAACGCTGACCTCTACATTAACGGGGATGTGTACAACTCCCTCACCGATCACCAGAAAAAAGCTCTTGAAGTTGCCGCCAATGCGTCGCTGTCCAAGGCCATGTCCTACCGGATCTACGAGAACGGCAAGGCACTCAAGGACCTGACGGAAAATCACGGCGTCATCCTGCATGATACGCCGGCGGATTACTTCCCGGCCTACATGAATGCCGCCAAGGCATCGCTGGAAAAGAACGCCGCGGAAAACGCCTTCTTTGCCAAGGTCTGGCAGTCCCAGAAGGATTTTGCTGCCATCGCCGTCCCGTTCTGGGCCGGAGCACAGGCATCGAACGCCGCGCTGGGCAAGGCTTTTGCCGATAGCGTGAAGTAACATCACCACCAGCAGGAGCGCCGCCGGTGCTCCTGCTGACCGAACACAAGCACAGGGCAGGGAGAACAGACATGGCTGCGGATGAACCGATCGGTGATCTTGACATTACCGATGAGCTGATTGCAGAAAGACGGGCAGACCAGCCCGGGCAAACACCGGAAGACATGCATCCCGTCGCGAGATTTCTCGTGGGAAATATTGATCTGCTCAATCACTGGGTCGGGAAACTGACCTGCCTGTTGCTGATCCCGGTTATTGCCGCCATGGTGTATGAAGTGGTGGCACGCAAAGTTTTCATTTCACCCACAACCTGGGCTTACGATACCTCGCGCATGTTCAGCGGCGCGATGTTCATGCTCGGGGCCGGGTACGCGCTGATGCGCGGGGTGCATATCCGGGCTGATTTCCTGTTCCGGAACTGGTCGCCGCGGACACAGGCGCTGGTGGATACAGCGCTCTATTTCCTGTTCTATTTTCCGGCCATGATCTTCTTCCTCAAGATTTCCACCGATTACACCCTCAAGGCCTGGCTGACCTGGGAACGGTCGATGGACACCACCTTGATGGCGCCGCTGGCACCGGCGCGGACGGCCATGCCGCTTGGCGCGCTGTTTCTGCTGCTTCAGGGCATCGCCGAAACCCTGCGCTGCCTGCATGCGCTCGATGACAAGACACGTCGGCTGATCACCCGCCTCATCCCTCTTTATGTCGTGGTCCTGCTGGTGATTTTCTCGAATACCTTTTATCCGGGCCTGATACCTTTTGTTGAGTTTGCTGATATTACGCTCAAGGGCGCAGGAGGCATCCCCGGTGAGTGGATCGGGGTCATCATGATCGCGGTGATGCTCCTGGCGATCTTTGTCGGCTTCCCCATCTCCTTTACCCTGATCTTTCTTGCCTTTGTCTTCGGGGCCTGGGGTTTCAGCGGCAAACTGGTCTTCTACCTGCAGACGCTGCAGTTCAACAACGTGATGCTGGAACAGACACTGGCCGCCGTGCCGCTCTTTGTCTTCATGGGGATCATGATGGAACAGGCAGGGCTTATGGAACGGCTTTTCACCTCGGTGCAGCTGATGCTGTCGCGGACACGCGGGGCGCTCTATCTTGCCGTGCTTTTTGTCTCGACCATCTTTGCCGCGGCCACCGGTATTGTCGGCGCCTCGGTCACCATTCTCGGGATCATGGCGGCCAAGACGATGAACCGTTCGGGCTATGATGTGCGGCTTGCGGCGGGGACAATCACCGCCGGCGGCACCCTCGGCATTCTCATCCCGCCCTCGATCATGCTGGTGGTGATGGGGCCGGTGCTTGAAGTGCCGGTGACCGATCTCTTCTCCGCTGCCATCATCCCCGGGATAATGCTGGCCTCGCTCTATGCCGGTTATGCGCTGCTGCGCTGCTGGCTCAACCCGTCGCTGGGCCCTATTCTTCCGGCCGAAGATCAGCCCAAGACTTCGAATCTCTACTGGCTTGAAGCCCTGCTGGTCATCAGCTCGATCGTGATCCTTTTCACGCTGATGGTGCAGGCGCTCTCCGGCAATCTCGCGGGGCTGTTCCCGTTCTCGTCCTTCCTCTTGCCGCTGGGATGGGCCGGGATCATGTATGCCGCTTCCATCTGGGTGAAGAACGCACGGCCAGCGGGGTTCTTCTTCTCCGATCTCTGGCATGAATTCTTCATGGGTCTGGTGCCGCCATCGGCGCTGGTGGCGTTTGCGCTCGGCTCCATCCTCTTTGGCTGGGCGACGCCGACCGAAGGTGCGGGCTGCGGGGCATTTGGCGCGCTGGTGCTGTCGCTGGTCTACCGCAAGCTCAACCGCCAGCGGCTGTTTGATGCGCTGGTGAAAACCCTTGAAATCTCGGTGCTGATCCTGTTCCTTGTGGCGGCGTCCAATTTCTTCGGGGCGGTGTTCTCGCGCCTCGGAACGCCGATGATGCTGACGGAATTTCTCCTTTCATGGGAAATGTCGGCGACCCTGGTGCTGATCATCATCATGGCCCTGATCTTCCTGTTGGGCTGGCCGCTGGAATGGGTGCCGATCGTGCTGATCATCGTGCCTATCCTGATCCCTGTTCTCATCAAACTCGATATCAACCTGACCTGGTTCGGTATTCTGGTTGCGGTGAATCTGCAGACGGCCTGGCTCAGCCCGCCGGTGGCGTTATCGGCCTATTTCCTGAAAGGCGTGGTGCCCGAATGGGATCTGAAAGACATCTATATCGGCATGATGCAGTTCATGGTGATCCAGCTCATCGGGCTGACGCTGATCTTCATCTTCCCGGAAATCGCCCTGTGGCTGCCTGAATATATCTATGGCAAATAACCCTCTTTGTTGGAGTATGTGAGGAACCATGTCTGTTACCTATCTTAAGAAAGCCCAGAAGACCCCCCAGACGGGCACCGAGGAAACCCGCCGCATCGTCGCCGAGATGATGGCCCGGATCGAAGCAGGGGGGGAAGATGCCGCCCTTGCCTATGGCCGGGATCTTGATGGTTATGAAGGTGAGGCGATCGTCTCAGAGGAGACCATCGCCGCCGCCGCAAAGGAGGTGTCTCAGCAGCTTAAGGATGACATCCAGTTTGCCTATGACCGGGTGACAAAATTTGCCGAAGCGCAGAAGAATTCAATCCATGAATTTGAAACCGAACTTTCCCCCGGTCTCTGGGCCGGGCAAAAACTGATCCCCATCGAAACCGCCGGTTGCTATGTTCCCGGCGGACGGTATTCCCATGTGGCCTCGGCCATCATGTCCATCGCCACCGCGCGGGTGGCCGGCGTTGAAAACGTCATTGCCTGCACCGCGCCGCGGGGGAATGACGGGCCCAACCCCGCCATCCTCTATGCCATGGATCTCTGCGGGGCTGACACTATCCTGTCCCTCGGCGGGGTGCAGGGGATTGCGGCGATGGCCCTCGGGCTTTTCACCGGCAAGCCTGCCCGTATTCTGGTCGGGCCGGGCAACCGCTTTGTCGCCGAGGCCAAGCGCATGCTCTATGGCCAGGTCGGGATTGACATGTTCGCCGGCCCCACCGAAATTGCCGTCATTGCCGATGACAGCGCCGATCCTGCCGTCGTTGCCGAAGATCTGGTCTCGCAGGCCGAACACGGGCCGGATTCCCCCGCCTGGCTGATCACCACCTCACGCCGCCTTGCCGATGCGGTGATGGAGCAGATGGACAGGCACATCAATGCCCTGCCCGAAATTGCACGGAACGCCGCCACCGCCGCCTGGCGCGATTACGGGGAGGTCATTCTCTGCGACAGCGATGAGGAGGCCGCCGCAATTTCCGATGAATATGCCGCCGAGCATCTTGAGGTCCATACCGCACGGAACGACTGGTACACGGACCGGCTCAGGAACTATGGCTCGCTCTTCATCGGCGAGGAGACCACCGTCACCTATGGCGACAAATGTTCGGGCACCAACCATATTCTGCCCACCAAGGGGGCGGCCCATTACACCGGCGGGTTGTCGGTGCATAAATTCATCAAGGTGGTGACCACCCAGCGGATGACCGAGGAAGCCAATCGTGAGGTTGGTCAGGCCGCGGCACGGATCTCCCGGCTCGAAGGCATGGAAGGCCATGCACGCGCCGCCGATGTGCGCTTGCGCAAATACTTTCCCGGGGAAAACTTTAATTGAACAACCCAGCCGAAGAAAACCTGATCGGGGCAGTTGATGAAAGCACTAGTCTATACCGGCGTTGAGCGGGCTGAAATCCGCGATGTTCCCCTGCCTGAACCGGAGGCAGATCAGGTCGTGGTCAACCTTGCCTTTTGCGGGCTTTGCGGCTCCGACATGCATGCCTGGCACGGCCATGATGAACGGCGGGTGCCGCCGCTCGTCCTTGGGCATGAGGCGGTGGGCGTGGCCGAAAATGGCCGCCTCAAGGGCCAGCGCGTGGCCATCAATCCGCTGATGACCTGCGGCGACTGTCCGGCCTGCCTTGGCGGGCGTGAGCATCTCTGCCCTGACCGGGAGCTCATCGGCATGCGCGTGCCCGGGGCCTTCGCCGAGAAGGTCGCGATCGCCGAGCGCAATCTCTCGCCCATCCCCGATCATCTCAGCTTCAGGGAGGCGGCGCTGGCTGAACCGCTGGCCTGTTCGGTGCATGGCGTTCGCCTTGCCCTTGAAGATGGCGCCCATGATCCCGCCTCCTCGGTTGTCATTCTCGGCGGCGGCGCGATCGGCCTGCTCGCGGCTTTCGTCTTCCGCGATGAGGGGTTGGGCAATATCCGGATTGCCGAAACCAGCCCGCACCGGCGGGCCCTGCTCGAAGATCTGGGTCTTGCCAGCACCTATGATCCGAGAGACGAAACCCCGGCCCCTGACAGCGCGGATATCATCTATGATGCGGTCGGCTCGAAACTGACCCGGGCGGCCTCATCACATCTGGCCCGGCCCGGGGGCACGATCGTGCATATCGGCCTTCAGGATAGTGACGGCGGGCTTGATACGCGCAAACTGACCTTGCAGGAAATCCGCTTCCGCGGCACCTACTGCTATCAGGAAAGGGATTTTGCGGCTGCGCTTGATCTTCTTGCCCGGGGCATCGTCCGCGGCGATGGCTGGGCTGAAATCCGGCCGCTGGATGACGGCGCTGGCGCCTTCATGGATGTGCATAACGGTACCGCGCCGCCGAAAATCATTCTTGAAACCACCTGAACCACCGAAGGAGAACCCCATGACACCTCTGCTCAACAGGCTGTTCCGGCAGCGTTTCAGGGCCGCTTTCGGGTTTGTGTTTCTCCTTTCGGTTCTCGCCCTGCCCGCCCGGGCGGATTTCATCAACGGCAGGCAGTTGAGCCTCTATTGCACCTCACAGAACCCGTCGGATGATGCGATCTGCATTGTCTATATCACCGGCGCGGTGGATGCCTTCACCACCATGGATCTCATCGCCCAGAAGACACAAGGCGAGACGAGAAAGCTCTGCCTTCCCGATGGCATCCAGCCCGATCAGCTTCGCGCCACCACCCTTGACTGGCTGGAGCGTCCCGACACCGATCTTGATTTTGCCGCAACCCTGCTGGTGCTTGGGGCTATGCAGGACGCCTATGGCTGTGATAGGTAGAACCTCTGTTCTTACCTGACCTTGAGTGAATGAAATGACCCGATACACGATTGCGGCCATCCCGGCGGATGGCATCGGCCCGGAAGTTATCGACGCCGGGCTTGAAGTGCTGGACGCCCTTGC is a window of Alphaproteobacteria bacterium LSUCC0684 DNA encoding:
- a CDS encoding TRAP transporter substrate-binding protein, with the translated sequence MLAVPALVQAKEVTIRVQSVIPAAADEVTMLNEFAADVAALTNGEVKIEVLPAGAVVGVQETLDAVDSGLIEGGFAWTHYWSGKHPAAMLFGSPVAGAGVGIDNIAFLSWFQYGGGRELYDELWSEMGVNVKGFMLQPVGPEALGWFKEPINSMEDFRKYRFRTPPGIPGQTYKDIGVASVAMGGGDILPALEKGTIDAAEWCCPKPDSVFGFQKVLKHYYLQGLHQVVVNADLYINGDVYNSLTDHQKKALEVAANASLSKAMSYRIYENGKALKDLTENHGVILHDTPADYFPAYMNAAKASLEKNAAENAFFAKVWQSQKDFAAIAVPFWAGAQASNAALGKAFADSVK
- a CDS encoding TRAP transporter large permease subunit; translation: MPGEWIGVIMIAVMLLAIFVGFPISFTLIFLAFVFGAWGFSGKLVFYLQTLQFNNVMLEQTLAAVPLFVFMGIMMEQAGLMERLFTSVQLMLSRTRGALYLAVLFVSTIFAAATGIVGASVTILGIMAAKTMNRSGYDVRLAAGTITAGGTLGILIPPSIMLVVMGPVLEVPVTDLFSAAIIPGIMLASLYAGYALLRCWLNPSLGPILPAEDQPKTSNLYWLEALLVISSIVILFTLMVQALSGNLAGLFPFSSFLLPLGWAGIMYAASIWVKNARPAGFFFSDLWHEFFMGLVPPSALVAFALGSILFGWATPTEGAGCGAFGALVLSLVYRKLNRQRLFDALVKTLEISVLILFLVAASNFFGAVFSRLGTPMMLTEFLLSWEMSATLVLIIIMALIFLLGWPLEWVPIVLIIVPILIPVLIKLDINLTWFGILVAVNLQTAWLSPPVALSAYFLKGVVPEWDLKDIYIGMMQFMVIQLIGLTLIFIFPEIALWLPEYIYGK
- the hisD gene encoding histidinol dehydrogenase codes for the protein MSVTYLKKAQKTPQTGTEETRRIVAEMMARIEAGGEDAALAYGRDLDGYEGEAIVSEETIAAAAKEVSQQLKDDIQFAYDRVTKFAEAQKNSIHEFETELSPGLWAGQKLIPIETAGCYVPGGRYSHVASAIMSIATARVAGVENVIACTAPRGNDGPNPAILYAMDLCGADTILSLGGVQGIAAMALGLFTGKPARILVGPGNRFVAEAKRMLYGQVGIDMFAGPTEIAVIADDSADPAVVAEDLVSQAEHGPDSPAWLITTSRRLADAVMEQMDRHINALPEIARNAATAAWRDYGEVILCDSDEEAAAISDEYAAEHLEVHTARNDWYTDRLRNYGSLFIGEETTVTYGDKCSGTNHILPTKGAAHYTGGLSVHKFIKVVTTQRMTEEANREVGQAAARISRLEGMEGHARAADVRLRKYFPGENFN
- a CDS encoding alcohol dehydrogenase catalytic domain-containing protein; translated protein: MKALVYTGVERAEIRDVPLPEPEADQVVVNLAFCGLCGSDMHAWHGHDERRVPPLVLGHEAVGVAENGRLKGQRVAINPLMTCGDCPACLGGREHLCPDRELIGMRVPGAFAEKVAIAERNLSPIPDHLSFREAALAEPLACSVHGVRLALEDGAHDPASSVVILGGGAIGLLAAFVFRDEGLGNIRIAETSPHRRALLEDLGLASTYDPRDETPAPDSADIIYDAVGSKLTRAASSHLARPGGTIVHIGLQDSDGGLDTRKLTLQEIRFRGTYCYQERDFAAALDLLARGIVRGDGWAEIRPLDDGAGAFMDVHNGTAPPKIILETT
- a CDS encoding Rap1a/Tai family immunity protein — translated: MTPLLNRLFRQRFRAAFGFVFLLSVLALPARADFINGRQLSLYCTSQNPSDDAICIVYITGAVDAFTTMDLIAQKTQGETRKLCLPDGIQPDQLRATTLDWLERPDTDLDFAATLLVLGAMQDAYGCDR